A stretch of the Solanum dulcamara chromosome 6, daSolDulc1.2, whole genome shotgun sequence genome encodes the following:
- the LOC129891340 gene encoding nucleotide pyrophosphatase/phosphodiesterase-like: protein MSIKSKHSTHQILPHPQTKKERKLIMRNQYLLLWVFLGVFVLITLNKSVHVSAQEYISLGKPKHRHDNMQQMEQPLSGIQIHKTVLALTKSASIHVEGPILLGSMGEDVEWVTINLWNANPTNDDWVGVFSPANFNESICPPVTIEEQKHGAPFLCTAPLKFKYANYKNANYTKTGKTSLKFRLINQRGDFSFAFFSGGLSNPKLIGVSNSVTFANPKAPLYPRLALGKSWDIMTVTWTSGYNIDEAIPFVQWGWQGQEQKRSPAGTLTFHRNSMCGTPARTVGWRDPGFIHTSFLKDLWPNMVYTYKLGHMLNNGLIVWSKQYSFKSPPFPGQESLQRIVIFGDMGKQERDGSNEYANYQPGSLMTTDTLIKDLDNIDAVFLIGDLPYANGYISQWDQFTAQVEPITSRVPFMIASGNHERTWENSGSLYTGTDSGGECGVPAETLYYVPAENRAKFWYAADYGMFHFCIGDTEHDWREGSEQYKFIEQCFASANRHKQPWLIFAAHRVLGYSSNEWYANEGSFEEPMGREHLQKLWQKYKVDMAFFGHVHNYERVCPIYQNQCVNKETSHYSGVVNGTIHVVVGGGGAHLNKFTTINTTWSVFKDYDYGFVKLTAFNQSSLLFEYKKSKDGKVYDSFTISRDYKDVLACVHDGCEPTTLAD from the exons ATGTCTATAAAATCCAAACATTCCACACACCAAATTCTGCCTCACCCTCAaacaaagaaagagagaaaattaaTAATGAGGAACCAATACTTGTTACTTTGGGTATTTTTAGGTGTTTTTGTGTTAATCACTTTGAATAAAAGTGTTCATGTTTCAGCTCAAGAATACATTAGTTTGGGGAAACCAAAACATAGACATGATAATATGCAACAAATGGAACAACCATTATCAGGAATTCAAATCCACAAGACTGTTCTTGCTTTAACTAAATCTGCCTCCATTCATGTTGAAGGGCCTATTCTTCTTGGCTCTATG GGTGAAGATGTTGAATGGGTTACAATAAACCTATGGAATGCAAATCCTACAAATGATGATTGGGTTGGAGTTTTTTCTCCTGCAAACTTCAA TGAATCCATTTGTCCCCCAGTTACCATTGAAGAACAAAAACATGGAGCTCCATTTTTGTGTACTGCCCCCTTAAAG TTCAAATATGCAAATTACAAAAATGCCAATTACACAAAGACTGGGAAGACTTCACTGAAATTTCGTCTAATTAACCAGCGTGGGGATTTCTCCTTTGCCTTCTTCTCTGGCGGTTTGTCAAAC CCTAAATTGATAGGCGTCTCGAATTCCGTCACATTTGCCAATCCGAAAGCACCTCTTTATCCGCGTCTTGCTCTTGGGAAGTCATGGGATATC ATGACTGTTACTTGGACAAGTGGTTACAACATAGACGAGGCTATTCCATTCGTCCAATGGGGTTGGCAGGGCCAAGAGCAAAAGCGTTCCCCAGCAGGGACACTCACATTTCATCGGAACAGCATGTGTG GAACACCTGCAAGAACTGTGGGATGGCGCGATCCTGGATTCATACATACAAGTTTCCTCAAAGATTTGTGGCCAAACATGGT GTATACATATAAGTTAGGACACATGTTAAACAATGGTTTAATTGTTTGGAGCAAGCAATATTCGTTCAAGTCTCCTCCTTTTCCGGGGCAAGAGTCATTGCAACGTATTGTTATATTTGGAGATATGGGGAAG CAAGAGCGCGATGGTTCAAATGAATATGCTAATTACCAGCCAGGTTCACTTATGACAACTGACACTCTTATTAAGGACCTTGATAACATTGACGCGGTTTTCCTTATTGGAGATCTCCCCTATGCAAATGGATATATCTCACAATGGGATCAATTTACAGCGCAAGTAGAACCAATAACATCGAGAGTACCTTTCATGATTGCAAG TGGTAATCATGAAAGAACTTGGGAGAATAGTGGGTCATTATACACTGGTACAGACTCGGGTGGAGAATGCGGTGTACCAGCTGAAACATTATACTATGTCCCTGCAGAAAACAGAGCTAAGTTCTG GTATGCAGCTGATTATGGGATGTTCCACTTCTGTATAGGAGACACTGAGCATGATTGGAGAGAGGGATCTGAACAGTACAAATTCATCGAGCAATGCTTCGCGTCAGCCAATAGACATAAACAACCTTGGTTGATTTTCGCTGCTCATCGTGTTCTTGGTTACTCGTCCAATGAATGGTACGCTAATGAAGGCTCGTTTGAAGAGCCCATGGGAAGGGAGCACTTGCAAAAGCTCTGGCAAAAGTATAAGGTTGATATGGCATTCTTCGGGCACGTCCATAACTATGAAAGAGTTTGCCCCATTTACcag AATCAATGTGTGAACAAGGAGACGTCACACTACTCTGGCGTAGTGAACGGAACGAttcatgttgttgttggtggagGAGGAGCCCATTTGAATAAATTCACCACCATTAACACCACATGGAGTGTGttcaaagattatgactatgGATTTGTCAAACTCACAGCATTTAACCAATCTTCCCTTCTCTTTGAGTACAAGAAGAGTAAAGATGGTAAAGTGTATGATTCTTTTACAATATCAAGAGACTATAAGGATGTCTTAGCTTGTGTCCATGATGGTTGTGAACCAACTACTTTGGCTGATTAA